The stretch of DNA GCACCGCCATGCGCGGGCAGAGATCCGCGACGTCGTCGACGATATGGGTCGACAGGATCACGACCTTTTCATCGCCGATCCCCGCGAGGAGGTTGAGGAAACGGTTGCGCTCCTCGGGGTCCAGCCCCGCGGTCGGTTCGTCGACAATGATCAGATCGGGGTCGCCGATCAGCGCCTGCGCGATCCCGAAACGCTGTCGCATCCCGCCAGAGAAGCCGGCAATCGATTTCTTGCGGACGGACCACAGGTTGGTCTGGTTGAGCAGTGTCTCGACGACCGCCTTGCGATCGCTGGCCGCAATGCCCTTCAGGACCGCCATATGGTCGAGCATCTGATAGGCCGATACGCGCGGATAGACCCCGAAGTCCTGCGGCAGATAGCCGAGGCGGCGGCGCAGCGCGTCGGGATCCGCGATCACGTCCAGATCGCCGAACATGATGCTGCCTTCGCTGGGCGTCTGGAGCGTCGCGATGG from Sphingomicrobium sp. XHP0239 encodes:
- a CDS encoding ABC transporter ATP-binding protein: MLSIANLSHTYPNGTRALDDVTLDIPKGMFGLLGPNGAGKSTLMRTIATLQTPSEGSIMFGDLDVIADPDALRRRLGYLPQDFGVYPRVSAYQMLDHMAVLKGIAASDRKAVVETLLNQTNLWSVRKKSIAGFSGGMRQRFGIAQALIGDPDLIIVDEPTAGLDPEERNRFLNLLAGIGDEKVVILSTHIVDDVADLCPRMAVLANGRVELEGRPADLIASTRGRVWKKTIEHDQLDAMREQHDVISTRLFAGKTIVHLLSESQPAGTEPVEGGLEDVYFATLHDSRRAA